The following proteins are co-located in the Primulina tabacum isolate GXHZ01 chromosome 11, ASM2559414v2, whole genome shotgun sequence genome:
- the LOC142519921 gene encoding uncharacterized protein LOC142519921 isoform X2, with product MAMKISGILRDMTRLQRRGCILSQGIVIEGYVDAPDTLSRTESFFINCSVSGLSGFDDLDTEQPESFYTDPKSLEFMMDRFLPAAKAMASETPQCASQKESITREQLQQSKKIVGSGKLLLRYGPSFAKRYSYCHETEQEQEEDSDDDYNQHKKFPGVCGLLPRFCSRSSLGVLNALPAMSMRTRVPIHAANTTQNRASSAGSYGETENESKPDYSELKSMDTIQTSELEVNETNLGNEHFQVENHNASTSRHAPFSFIEEQEVTGVPEETNHTRINAKTFQELLADQGSSEESAAGEPAVEKSLYVDTMKMLETESTASCSPRTEEDAEGVPVSGEVLKIIANKVVMEVPEAYRENEDANLSSTMTKNLKVLDKDPSKSQPPKALALENETHPNHSRFPVPPSLPKSPSDSWLGRTLPSISMKKSYLHSSFGVSTNPKNHDPNAPRGNITWETFVKSTKELLTPIPEG from the exons ATGGCGATGAAAATTTCCGGAATTTTGAGAGATATGACGAGATTACAGAGAAGGGGATGCATTCTGAGTCAGGGGATAGTGATTGAAGGTTATGTGGATGCGCCTGATACACTTTCAAGAACCGAATCCTTTTTCATCAATTGTAGTGTGAGTGGTTTAAgtggatttgatgatttagataCCGAACAACCTGAGAGTTTTTATACCGACCCAAAATCTCTGGAGTTCATGATGGATAGGTTTCTCCCCGCTGCAAAGGCAATGGCTTCTGAGACACCACAGTGTGCATCCCAAAAGGAATCTATCACCAGAGAACAACTCCAACAATCTAAGAAAATAGTTGGCAGTGGTAAGCTTTTGCTTCGCTATGGGCCTAGTTTTGCAAAGCGGTATTCATACTGCCATGAAAcagaacaagaacaagaagagGACAGCGATGACGACTATAATCAGCATAAAAAATTTCCAGGAGTTTGTGGTCTGCTACCCCGGTTTTGCTCAAGAAGTTCACTGGGCGTTTTAAATGCATTACCTGCAATGAGTATGAGAACCCGAGTTCCAATACATGCGGCTAACACGACTCAAAATCGAGCTTCTTCAGCGGGATCTTATGGCGAGACTGAGAACGAG TCCAAGCCTGATTATTCTGAGCTTAAATCAATGGACACAATCCAAACATCTGAACTTGAGGTGAATGAGACTAATTTGGGAAATGAACATTTTCAAGTAGAGAACCATAATGCATCAACAAGTCGTCATGCACCTTTTTCGtttattgaagaacaagaagttACTGGGGTTCCTGAAGAAACAAACCATACAAGGATTAATGCCAAGACCTTTCAGGAACTATTGGCTGATCAAGGCAGTTCAGAGGAATCAGCTGCAGGAGAACCTGCTGTGGAAAAATCTCTCTATGTAGATACCATGAAGATGCTGGAAACTGAAAGCACAGCTTCCTGTTCTCCACGGACTGAAGAAGATGCTGAAGGAGTTCCTGTTTCAGGAGAAGTCCTAAAAATTATTGCTAATAAAGTAGTGATGGAAGTACCAGAGGCGTACAGAGAAAATGAAGATGCTAACCTCAGTTCAACTATGACAAAAAATCTAAAAGTTCTGGACAAAGATCCTTCTAAAAGTCAGCCACCAAAAGCATTAGCTCTGGAAAACGAAACTCATCCAAATCACTCTCGCTTTCCTGTTCCCCCATCTTTACCTAAATCTCCATCAGATTCTTGGCTCGGGCGTACATTGCCTTCAATTTCCATGAAGAAATCATATCTTCATTCATCTTTTGGTGTGTCAACAAATCCCAAAAATCATGATCCTAATGCACCTAGAGGCAACATCACCTGGGAAACTTTTGTTAAATCTACAAAG GAACTCTTGACGCCCATACCAGAAGGTTAA
- the LOC142519921 gene encoding uncharacterized protein LOC142519921 isoform X1: protein MAMKISGILRDMTRLQRRGCILSQGIVIEGYVDAPDTLSRTESFFINCSVSGLSGFDDLDTEQPESFYTDPKSLEFMMDRFLPAAKAMASETPQCASQKESITREQLQQSKKIVGSGKLLLRYGPSFAKRYSYCHETEQEQEEDSDDDYNQHKKFPGVCGLLPRFCSRSSLGVLNALPAMSMRTRVPIHAANTTQNRASSAGSYGETENESKPDYSELKSMDTIQTSELEVNETNLGNEHFQVENHNASTSRHAPFSFIEEQEVTGVPEETNHTRINAKTFQELLADQGSSEESAAGEPAVEKSLYVDTMKMLETESTASCSPRTEEDAEGVPVSGEVLKIIANKVVMEVPEAYRENEDANLSSTMTKNLKVLDKDPSKSQPPKALALENETHPNHSRFPVPPSLPKSPSDSWLGRTLPSISMKKSYLHSSFGVSTNPKNHDPNAPRGNITWETFVKSTKVRQHHSCHSKELLTPIPEG, encoded by the exons ATGGCGATGAAAATTTCCGGAATTTTGAGAGATATGACGAGATTACAGAGAAGGGGATGCATTCTGAGTCAGGGGATAGTGATTGAAGGTTATGTGGATGCGCCTGATACACTTTCAAGAACCGAATCCTTTTTCATCAATTGTAGTGTGAGTGGTTTAAgtggatttgatgatttagataCCGAACAACCTGAGAGTTTTTATACCGACCCAAAATCTCTGGAGTTCATGATGGATAGGTTTCTCCCCGCTGCAAAGGCAATGGCTTCTGAGACACCACAGTGTGCATCCCAAAAGGAATCTATCACCAGAGAACAACTCCAACAATCTAAGAAAATAGTTGGCAGTGGTAAGCTTTTGCTTCGCTATGGGCCTAGTTTTGCAAAGCGGTATTCATACTGCCATGAAAcagaacaagaacaagaagagGACAGCGATGACGACTATAATCAGCATAAAAAATTTCCAGGAGTTTGTGGTCTGCTACCCCGGTTTTGCTCAAGAAGTTCACTGGGCGTTTTAAATGCATTACCTGCAATGAGTATGAGAACCCGAGTTCCAATACATGCGGCTAACACGACTCAAAATCGAGCTTCTTCAGCGGGATCTTATGGCGAGACTGAGAACGAG TCCAAGCCTGATTATTCTGAGCTTAAATCAATGGACACAATCCAAACATCTGAACTTGAGGTGAATGAGACTAATTTGGGAAATGAACATTTTCAAGTAGAGAACCATAATGCATCAACAAGTCGTCATGCACCTTTTTCGtttattgaagaacaagaagttACTGGGGTTCCTGAAGAAACAAACCATACAAGGATTAATGCCAAGACCTTTCAGGAACTATTGGCTGATCAAGGCAGTTCAGAGGAATCAGCTGCAGGAGAACCTGCTGTGGAAAAATCTCTCTATGTAGATACCATGAAGATGCTGGAAACTGAAAGCACAGCTTCCTGTTCTCCACGGACTGAAGAAGATGCTGAAGGAGTTCCTGTTTCAGGAGAAGTCCTAAAAATTATTGCTAATAAAGTAGTGATGGAAGTACCAGAGGCGTACAGAGAAAATGAAGATGCTAACCTCAGTTCAACTATGACAAAAAATCTAAAAGTTCTGGACAAAGATCCTTCTAAAAGTCAGCCACCAAAAGCATTAGCTCTGGAAAACGAAACTCATCCAAATCACTCTCGCTTTCCTGTTCCCCCATCTTTACCTAAATCTCCATCAGATTCTTGGCTCGGGCGTACATTGCCTTCAATTTCCATGAAGAAATCATATCTTCATTCATCTTTTGGTGTGTCAACAAATCCCAAAAATCATGATCCTAATGCACCTAGAGGCAACATCACCTGGGAAACTTTTGTTAAATCTACAAAGGTGCGACAACACCATTCATGTCATTCTAAG GAACTCTTGACGCCCATACCAGAAGGTTAA
- the LOC142519399 gene encoding uncharacterized protein LOC142519399 isoform X2 — protein MSPSPTTPFPPYSATASPISHDDKHLRSSPPPPTKPELPPPAIRTPGFPTREDCWSEDATKTLIDSWGARYVELNRKNLHRKDWQEVADAVNAIHATSLKILRTDVQCKNRIDTVKKKYKIEKSKVVQSNGRYSSTWPHFRSVDALIGDTFYKANHCNSNGHSRSLRRRVSLSPEASSSPPPPPKALNHYRMNPPAIIHHQEKDQAFSHLLRLPWSVPVGPRSKRSMTNFSVMAAAATVTKAKEYEEEDSGAWGRGLSTMAMKRNRIYQKVEVEGCRRLAEAIASLGKIYQKVEVAKQRQMVELEKQRMQFAKDLEIQRMKVFVESQVHFERLNRVKHNSKSN, from the exons ATGTCGCCTTCACCCACCACTCCTTTCCCTCCTTACTCCGCCACAGCCTCCCCCATCTCCCACGACGATAAACATCTCCGTTCTTCCCCTCCCCCACCAACGAAACCCGAACTTCCACCTCCGGCGATACGAACCCCGGGATTTCCGACCCGTGAGGACTGTTGGTCAGAGGATGCAACTAAGACGCTCATTGATTCCTGGGGGGCACGCTACGTGGAGCTTAACCGCAAAAACCTCCACCGTAAGGACTGGCAGGAAGTTGCCGATGCCGTCAATGCCATCCACGCCACTTCCCTTAAGATTCTCCGCACCGACGTCCAGTGTAAGAACCGCATCGACACCGTCAAAAAGAAGTACAAGATCGAGAAGTCTAAGGTCGTTCAATCAAACGGCCGCTACTCTTCCACGTGGCCGCACTTCCGCAGCGTTGACGCCCTCATTGGTGACACTTTCTACAAGGCTAACCACTGTAACTCCAATGGTCACAGCAGGAGCCTTCGCCGAAGAGTTTCTCTTTCGCCGGAGGCCTCGTCATCTCCCCCGCCTCCACCTAAGGCACTCAACCATTACCGGATGAATCCACCGGCCATTATTCACCACCAGGAAAAAGATCAAGCTTTCAGTCATCTACTGAGACTACCATGGTCTGTACCTGTTGGGCCCAGGTCTAAGCGGAGCATGACGAATTTTTCTGTCATGGCAGCGGCGGCGACGGTGACGAAAGCTAAAGAGTATGAAGAAGAAGATTCTGGAGCTTGGGGTCGGGGGCTATCGACAATGGCAATGAAACGGAACAGGATATACCAGAAAGTGGAGGTGGAGGGGTGTAGGAGGTTAGCAGAGGCCATAGCAAGTTTAGGGAAGATATACCAGAAAGTGGAGGTGGCGAAACAGAGGCAGATGGTGGAGTTGGAGAAACAAAGGATGCAGTTTGCGAAGGATTTGGAGATCCAGAGAATGAAGGTATTCGTGGAATCACAGGTCCACTTCGAGAGGCTTAATCGAGTAAAACACAATTCGAAAAGCA ACTGA
- the LOC142519399 gene encoding uncharacterized protein LOC142519399 isoform X1 has translation MSPSPTTPFPPYSATASPISHDDKHLRSSPPPPTKPELPPPAIRTPGFPTREDCWSEDATKTLIDSWGARYVELNRKNLHRKDWQEVADAVNAIHATSLKILRTDVQCKNRIDTVKKKYKIEKSKVVQSNGRYSSTWPHFRSVDALIGDTFYKANHCNSNGHSRSLRRRVSLSPEASSSPPPPPKALNHYRMNPPAIIHHQEKDQAFSHLLRLPWSVPVGPRSKRSMTNFSVMAAAATVTKAKEYEEEDSGAWGRGLSTMAMKRNRIYQKVEVEGCRRLAEAIASLGKIYQKVEVAKQRQMVELEKQRMQFAKDLEIQRMKVFVESQVHFERLNRVKHNSKSNGYS, from the exons ATGTCGCCTTCACCCACCACTCCTTTCCCTCCTTACTCCGCCACAGCCTCCCCCATCTCCCACGACGATAAACATCTCCGTTCTTCCCCTCCCCCACCAACGAAACCCGAACTTCCACCTCCGGCGATACGAACCCCGGGATTTCCGACCCGTGAGGACTGTTGGTCAGAGGATGCAACTAAGACGCTCATTGATTCCTGGGGGGCACGCTACGTGGAGCTTAACCGCAAAAACCTCCACCGTAAGGACTGGCAGGAAGTTGCCGATGCCGTCAATGCCATCCACGCCACTTCCCTTAAGATTCTCCGCACCGACGTCCAGTGTAAGAACCGCATCGACACCGTCAAAAAGAAGTACAAGATCGAGAAGTCTAAGGTCGTTCAATCAAACGGCCGCTACTCTTCCACGTGGCCGCACTTCCGCAGCGTTGACGCCCTCATTGGTGACACTTTCTACAAGGCTAACCACTGTAACTCCAATGGTCACAGCAGGAGCCTTCGCCGAAGAGTTTCTCTTTCGCCGGAGGCCTCGTCATCTCCCCCGCCTCCACCTAAGGCACTCAACCATTACCGGATGAATCCACCGGCCATTATTCACCACCAGGAAAAAGATCAAGCTTTCAGTCATCTACTGAGACTACCATGGTCTGTACCTGTTGGGCCCAGGTCTAAGCGGAGCATGACGAATTTTTCTGTCATGGCAGCGGCGGCGACGGTGACGAAAGCTAAAGAGTATGAAGAAGAAGATTCTGGAGCTTGGGGTCGGGGGCTATCGACAATGGCAATGAAACGGAACAGGATATACCAGAAAGTGGAGGTGGAGGGGTGTAGGAGGTTAGCAGAGGCCATAGCAAGTTTAGGGAAGATATACCAGAAAGTGGAGGTGGCGAAACAGAGGCAGATGGTGGAGTTGGAGAAACAAAGGATGCAGTTTGCGAAGGATTTGGAGATCCAGAGAATGAAGGTATTCGTGGAATCACAGGTCCACTTCGAGAGGCTTAATCGAGTAAAACACAATTCGAAAAGCA ATGGTTACTCATAG
- the LOC142518674 gene encoding F-box protein MAX2 homolog A-like — translation MDSARMAAAFITTINDLPDVILFNIIAAVSDVRCRNSASIVCHKWYLLERATRASLTLRGNLRDLFMVPNCFTSISHLDISLLSPWGHSLAAASDPKLIARLLRRAFPSLSSIKLYARNPSTIQLIAHQWPNLKHVKLVRWHQRPQISAAGDELKILFQQCGQLNSLDLSAFYCWTDDVPPALESYPLLASNLTCLNLLNPSFSEGFKSDEIKIITISCPNLREFRAACTFDPRYIGFVGNEGLVSVSVNCPKLSILHLADPSALSTARGDPEHDGFTREDAKIDAATLIEVFSRLPLLVELALDVCNNVRDSGPALEVLDSKCPNLRSLKLGLFHGISMPIESKLDGVALCQKLESLSIRNVGDLTDMGLIAIARGCCRLAKFEVQGCKKITTRGMRTFVSLLRQTLVNVRISCCKNLGAASSLKALEPIQDRIMRLHIDCIWDCAEELEDLDGVNGGLNLNVFEQGEASNSPGGHSSNAFMSSSCEYLGMGNAPKKCKYSSDPNYGHVGFDLNDNGFTHGNGFVEKTWDRLQYLSLWIEVGQLLTPLSSAGLENCPKLEEIRIKVEGDCRELSRPSEREFGLSILMNYPSLKRMHLDCGDIIGYAHTAPSGQMDLSLWERFYLFCIGDLGLTELDYWPPQDRDVNQRSLSLPAAGLLQECVGLRKLFIHGTAHEHFLMFLLRIPDLRDVQLREDYYPAPECDMSTEMRPDSCCRFEAALNRRRISD, via the coding sequence ATGGATTCAGCACGAATGGCGGCGGCTTTCATCACGACAATAAATGACCTACCAGACGTCATTCTGTTTAACATAATCGCCGCCGTGTCTGATGTTCGCTGCCGCAACTCTGCCTCAATCGTCTGCCACAAGTGGTACCTTTTAGAGCGCGCCACACGTGCTTCCCTCACCCTCCGCGGCAACCTCCGTGACCTCTTCATGGTTCCCAACTGCTTCACATCCATATCCCACCTCGACATCTCTCTTCTCTCCCCATGGGGTCACTCCCTCGCCGCTGCCTCTGACCCTAAGCTCATCGCCCGCCTCCTCCGGCGGGCCTTTCCTTCTCTGTCTTCCATCAAGCTCTACGCTCGAAACCCCTCAACTATTCAACTCATCGCTCACCAGTGGCCCAATCTCAAACACGTGAAGCTGGTCAGATGGCACCAGAGACCTCAAATATCCGCTGCCGGTGATGAGCTCAAGATCTTGTTCCAGCAATGTGGACAATTGAATTCTCTTGATCTTTCGGCGTTTTATTGCTGGACGGATGACGTGCCTCCGGCTCTTGAATCATATCCGTTACTTGCCTCGAATCTCACCTGCCTCAATCTTCTGAACCCATCGTTTTCTGAAGGTTTCAAATCCGATGAGATTAAGATTATCACCATATCTTGTCCAAATTTGAGGGAATTTCGCGCTGCGTGTACGTTCGATCCAAGGTATATCGGATTTGTTGGCAACGAAGGTTTGGTTTCTGTATCAGTGAATTGCCCAAAATTGTCAATTCTTCACTTGGCTGATCCTTCAGCTTTATCGACTGCGAGAGGTGACCCTGAGCACGATGGATTCACTCGAGAGGACGCGAAGATTGATGCGGCCACTTTGATCGAGGTATTTTCAAGGCTTCCATTGTTAGTAGAACTAGCTTTAGATGTTTGTAATAATGTCCGAGACAGTGGTCCAGCTCTGGAGGTTCTCGACTCGAAATGCCCAAACTTGAGGTCCCTTAAATTGGGGCTATTTCACGGTATTTCGATGCCAATTGAGTCCAAGCTCGATGGCGTAGCCCTCTGCCAAAAGCTTGAGTCACTATCCATTAGGAATGTGGGTGATTTGACTGACATGGGATTGATTGCAATTGCCAGAGGATGTTGTAGGTTGGCAAAGTTTGAGGTTCAAGGTTGCAAGAAAATAACCACACGGGGGATGAGGACTTTTGTTTCTTTGCTCCGTCAAACCTTAGTCAATGTCAGAATCTCCTGTTGCAAGAATCTTGGTGCAGCATCGTCTTTGAAAGCGTTGGAGCCAATTCAGGATCGAATCATGAGGCTTCACATCGATTGCATCTGGGATTGTGCCGAAGAGCTCGAGGATCTTGATGGGGTCAATGGTGGTTTGAATCTCAATGTTTTTGAGCAAGGGGAAGCATCAAATTCCCCTGGTGGACATTCAAGCAATGCCTTTATGAGTTCCAGTTGTGAATACTTGGGCATGGGTAATGCCCCCAAGAAATGCAAATACTCGTCTGATCCCAATTATGGTCATGTAGGATTTGATCTAAACGATAATGGCTTCACACATGGGAATGGGTTCGTGGAGAAAACATGGGACAGACTTCAATATCTATCTCTGTGGATCGAAGTAGGCCAGCTTTTGACTCCTCTATCGTCTGCAGGACTTGAAAACTGTCCAAAGTTGGAGGAGATTCGAATCAAGGTTGAAGGAGATTGCAGGGAGTTATCAAGGCCATCTGAACGTGAATTTGGGTTGAGCATTCTAATGAACTATCCCAGCCTGAAAAGGATGCATTTAGACTGCGGCGACATCATCGGCTATGCCCACACCGCACCTTCTGGGCAAATGGATTTGAGCCTATGGGAACGGTTTTATTTGTTCTGTATAGGCGATTTGGGTCTAACTGAGCTGGATTACTGGCCTCCACAGGACAGGGATGTTAACCAGAGGAGCTTATCTCTTCCGGCAGCCGGATTGCTGCAAGAATGTGTCGGGCTCAGGAAACTTTTCATACATGGGACGGCTCACGAGCACTTCTTGATGTTTTTGCTAAGGATACCGGATCTAAGAGATGTCCAATTGAGAGAGGACTACTATCCTGCACCAGAGTGTGATATGAGCACGGAGATGAGGCCAGACTCGTGCTGCCGTTTCGAGGCTGCACTTAATAGGCGCCGGATTTCTGATTGA